In Arsenicicoccus dermatophilus, a genomic segment contains:
- a CDS encoding YccF domain-containing protein → MRTLLNLIWFVFCGVWLWATYLLAGLIACLFIITIPIGVASFRMASYALWPFGRTVVPTEDAGPVSGVANLVWFLIAGWWLALGHLITAVAQALTIIGIPLAVANIKLIPVTLFPYGKEIVDVP, encoded by the coding sequence ATGCGCACCCTGCTCAACCTGATCTGGTTCGTCTTCTGCGGTGTGTGGCTGTGGGCGACGTATCTGCTGGCAGGCCTGATCGCCTGCCTGTTCATCATCACGATCCCCATCGGGGTCGCGTCCTTCCGGATGGCGAGCTATGCGCTGTGGCCCTTCGGTCGCACCGTGGTCCCGACCGAGGACGCCGGTCCCGTCTCCGGGGTCGCCAACCTCGTATGGTTCCTGATCGCCGGGTGGTGGCTGGCGCTGGGCCACCTGATCACCGCCGTCGCCCAGGCCCTGACGATCATCGGGATCCCCCTGGCTGTCGCCAACATCAAGCTCATCCCGGTGACCCTCTTCCCGTACGGCAAGGAGATCGTGGACGTGCCGTAG
- a CDS encoding trypsin-like serine protease, giving the protein MRTRLLVAGLAAAAAFSGGTATASPAVTDPTPVNPSIVGGRDATETYPWNVVWGEFSNECGGALIAPGWVLTAKHCTVGARLEKSWVRIGSKDWSTGGETVKPSSWIKHPTLDVALMKLQTNASSAVAPITALPPVGTDARLVGWGAMSGADHKSPKLLQELDLKVVDNAQCSDGGIKGDSEFCVATAAGMSGACVGDSGSPAMQKVDGRWTLLGVTSRGPSDCAQGGSIYTSASAIAQWINENAGTSIPVPTPAPTPTPTATPTSTPTATPTSAPTVTPTSSSTATPTATPTATPTSTPTATATPTSTPTATPTPTSTSGPVVMRPGDTRAGLSAARGARTDVVVEIPAGRPVTIATSGGTGDADLYVKKGDVSFPTTTDYDCRPYRYGNVERCTFASQRTVARYRVSLLGFAGFSGVTLRIS; this is encoded by the coding sequence ATGCGCACCCGACTTCTCGTGGCGGGCCTCGCCGCCGCCGCGGCCTTCTCCGGCGGCACGGCCACCGCGAGCCCCGCCGTCACGGACCCCACTCCCGTGAACCCGTCGATCGTCGGCGGTCGCGACGCCACGGAGACCTATCCCTGGAACGTCGTGTGGGGAGAGTTCTCCAACGAGTGCGGCGGTGCCCTGATCGCGCCCGGGTGGGTGCTCACCGCCAAGCACTGCACCGTCGGCGCCCGACTGGAGAAGTCCTGGGTCCGGATCGGTTCCAAGGACTGGTCGACCGGTGGCGAGACCGTCAAGCCTTCCTCCTGGATCAAGCACCCCACCTTGGACGTCGCGCTGATGAAGCTGCAGACCAACGCGTCCTCCGCCGTGGCACCGATCACTGCTCTGCCGCCCGTCGGCACGGATGCCCGTCTCGTCGGCTGGGGCGCCATGTCCGGCGCCGACCACAAGAGCCCCAAGCTCCTCCAGGAGCTGGACCTCAAGGTCGTCGACAACGCCCAGTGCTCGGACGGCGGCATCAAGGGCGACTCGGAGTTCTGCGTCGCCACCGCCGCCGGCATGAGCGGGGCCTGCGTGGGTGACTCCGGCAGCCCGGCCATGCAGAAGGTCGACGGTCGGTGGACGCTTCTGGGCGTCACCAGCCGCGGCCCGAGCGACTGCGCGCAGGGCGGATCGATCTACACCAGCGCCTCGGCGATCGCCCAGTGGATCAACGAGAACGCCGGCACCTCGATCCCGGTCCCCACGCCGGCGCCCACCCCCACCCCTACGGCCACGCCGACCAGCACCCCGACCGCGACGCCCACCTCCGCTCCTACGGTCACCCCGACGAGCTCCTCGACCGCGACGCCCACGGCCACGCCCACGGCCACGCCGACCAGCACCCCGACCGCGACCGCGACGCCGACCAGCACCCCGACCGCGACGCCGACCCCCACCAGCACCTCTGGCCCGGTCGTCATGCGGCCCGGTGACACCCGCGCCGGCCTGTCCGCTGCCCGCGGCGCGCGCACCGACGTCGTGGTCGAGATCCCGGCGGGCCGCCCCGTCACGATCGCGACCTCCGGCGGCACCGGCGACGCCGACCTCTACGTCAAGAAGGGCGACGTGTCCTTCCCGACCACGACCGACTACGACTGCCGCCCCTACCGCTACGGCAACGTGGAGCGGTGCACCTTCGCCTCCCAGCGCACCGTGGCGCGCTACCGGGTCTCCCTGCTCGGGTTCGCCGGCTTCAGCGGGGTCACCCTGCGGATCAGCTGA